The genome window TTGGATGAACTTACTCCACAGGAGTATAGTATAGCGATTGAATGGTTAGCTAGCCATATTCCTGATTATAATGTAAGTTTAGAATCTGTACGGCGTTTTTTTGAGATACTAAAGGATTTTTATAACTTTCTATATAGTAAAAAACTTATTGCTGGAACGGACGAAATATTTCGTGCAGCTGAAGAGATTGCCGGCGGTAATTCACTCAATCTCATAAAAGCCGGGGTTGAAGAGATTGGTCTTTTTAATGATGATTTTGATGCAAGCACGTTTATGGTTGATGAGCTTAATCAAAGAGTAGGCGATACGGTTGAGCGGCTTATGACTAAGATCGGCAGTTATTTTCAGCGAGAACAGTTTAGTAATGATTTTGATCGTGCACTATACTTATATACGGGGCCATTTGAAAGTATTCCGGAAGATGAGCATGATGAATTCTGGTTAGGTTTTTGGGATTATTTTTTATTTGATTATCACTTGATAACAACTGATGAGAACCCTTTGCGTCATTTTTCTGACCTGCAAGATACTGCCTTAACAGCTGACGAACGGCAGATTTTAAAGGACTTGTTAAATGCTAAATTTACAGTGTTTTATATTAATAAAATTCTAGGTCCTGAATGGGTTGAGTGTATTGATTTATTTACTGGTGTTACGATGAAGCTGCCATATCCAGACTTTGATTTTAATAGTTTGAAGAAAATATTGTTTTATGGTCATCTTTATTCTGGCGGTGTAGTAATGCTCAACTATGTAACAAGTGTTGAGGTCAGTCTAAACCTCAGACAACGAATTAAAGATGAAGTTGTTCGACAAAAACAAATTTATGAAATTCAGTGTCCTGAGGCTACACTTGCTGATTTTTTTGACAGACATGCATTGGTTGTAAGGCATACCATTGATGTATTAGTTACATTAGCTAAGGTTAATGTAACATCTGCTTTTCAGATAGAGAAAGAATTCCCGGTAATTCATACCAATAACCTTCCCAATGAGCAAGTTACCGTTTTGCTAGAAAGCTTGGCATTTGAATATGGATTTTCATTGCATGATGTCGGCTTAATAAAAAAATTATGGCATGATTTTTCTCAACTGACAATGGTAACAGTTCGAAAACCGGCGATTTGGGCAGCTGCTGTGTTATATGCCTTTGCCCAAATTAATGGAACGAATGATATAGTACCAGAAGAATTAGCAGAAAGCAATGGGATCGCTTTGAGTAGTTTAAGAAGCAATCGCAATAAATTGTATGAAGTCTTACAATTACAGAAGTTTGATCCTCGCTATATCAGTGAAGAAGGATTTGTGCTTTCTTTGTTTGTACTCTAGACAATAGGAGAGATTATCATGTATTGTGAGAAATGCGGAAATCAACTTAATCCAGGGGAACCCAATTGCAATATATGCCGTCATTCTATCGATGAAGTCGAAGTTTTAACTCCTGAAGAAAAAAATAGTTTTCAAGGGATGACCATTGAAGCTGTTGATAACGATGAGAAAGATCGATATCGGGATGAGAACCGAACGGCACAACAAAAAATCTATTTTAAGCAAACCCACTTCAATTTAAGTAATACTAGTTTACTCACTAAGTTATTTATAGCTGTTTTGGTAGTTTTTATGGTATTTGTTGCATTACCTATTTTACTTTTGATTCTAAGCGTAGTCTTGATAGGCTGGCTATTATTGCGCAAATTAAAATAAAAGGAAACCGGTCTTGTACCGGTTTCCTTTTATTTTTAGCTAAGTAATTCATCTTTTAATTTGAAATAGTTGACGGTGAAATATGTACCATTCTGTGATTCACGATGATCAAAACCGTAGGCGCGCCTGCTAATTGCTAGAATCGGAGGCGCCTGAATTCTCTTAGCGACAGCCATGCCTGTGTAAAGTTTCCACCATTTTTCTAAATCATCAATGAACTCTTGCGGAGTTGCAAATATCCTCTTTACAATTCCTGGGGTGCAGCCAAGTTTTTCTTCAAGCGTTCCGCTTTTGTACCAGAAAAGAATATCTTCTGGTGTGCTTCTATTCCAATACTCCATGAATGAGCGAAGTAAATAATCATGATATGGATAGATTAACGGATCTCCTTTACCTTCGTCCACAGCCTGGTCAAAGGATAATTCGGCACTGGGGACAATATCAATAGTTTCTTGGGGAATTACCTCACGGGAAAACACAGTTTCATTCATATAACGAGCAAGCTCATAAATCTGATGTTTCCACAAATCTGCTAGCGCAGCAAGAAAACCAGCTTGATCGCCATAAAGAGTAGAATATCCCACCGAAAGCTCAGTTTTATTTGCATTGCAAGTGAAGACTCCTCCAAAAGCGGCAGCCACTCCAGCTAAAACACGAGAGGATCGATCTCGTGCCTGGATATTTTCTGCGACAAAAGAAGAGACAGATAAATAGAAGTTGTCGTTCGAAGTAAGATTGGTAACAGGAGTGGTGTTAATTTGATTAATGGTATCATTAACGGCATCTTGTATTGGAATTACCGTATACAGACAGCCAAGATTCTGCGCTAATTTATAAGCTAAATCTTTCGTAGTTTGAGAATTGTAAATACTAGGCATATTGACCAAAAGTACATTTTCCTGTCCAAGGACGTTGGTATAGATAGCGGCTGCCAGTGCCGAGTCAATACCACCAGATATGCCAACAATCACTTTCTTGATTCCAATTGATTTTGTAAATCGGTCTATACCGTAATGCAGTGCTTGGTAGATACTGCTGATAGATGAATCATTTGGTGGGATGACAGTCAGATAGTCCGTGTTTTTTGCTTTACAATCTAATTCGATCACTTTCAGTTCAGTACAAAAAGGATCACAATAGTGAATAATTTGACCATCTGAGTTATATACAGTACTTGAACCATCAAAGGTGTAAACGGTTTTACCGTTGTTCTGAATACCGGTTGTATTAACATAAATTAAAGGAACATTGGTTTCACGGGCTTGAGTTGAGAAAACACGATTACGCTTATTGTTTTTACCCAGAGTATAAGGTGAACTGGAAATATTAATAAATAAATCGACAGGGTGATTCTCATGAATAGTGGCTATAGGTTTAATTGAATAATCATCTGCCCAGCCATCTTCACATAATATACAACCAACTGAAAACAAACCATTAGCTAAGTTTAGTTGAACAGGCTGGAGTAGTGTCTCAATTCCTACATTTAACTCGGTTGCAAGTTTTCGCAAGCTGTAAAAATGTCTAGTATCGTCAAACTCGCGATAATTTGCATGCAGAGTTTTGATACGGAAAGGATAAGGGAAGTTTTCATCACCAATAAGTTTTCCCTTATAGGCGGTAAAAAAAGCATTGTATTTGCGAATACGGCCATCGTCGTTATGCTTATTCCAGTCAACCGCAATATTGCCAAACATAACGCAAATGTCAGTAGAGTTAGCGATGATTAAAAGACCGAATTCTTCGCAATCTTTTAAGAAGGCTTGCTGTTCCCAGAGGTCGCCAAGGAGATAGCCGGGAATAGCCATTTCGGGAAATACAATCATTTCCGCACCGGCAGTCCGAGCTTGTTCAATCATGGCAAGCATGGTTTTTGTATTGAGATCCGGTCTCCCGGGGATAGTCTCCATTTGTCCTAAAGCAATCTTTAACAAGTAGTGGCACCTCTTTACGTATCGGTATTATTTTATTATTGTACACGAATTCCCTACGGAATAACACGATTTTATAGGTCTATTAATGATAGGTTTTATTATAGTCGTGCGATTGGCAATACAACTGTAAAATTCTCTTCCACTTAGTGATTATGGTGGAAGAGAATTTTAGGCTAACGCAATACATAATTAATTCTCAGGCTAGGATCATCACTTAAATCAAGAACTGCACCATCCGCAAGCTGAACCATTGAAAGCGAAGGTTTATCTTTATTAATAAAAACCACCCGGCCTGTTCTGCCATCATTTAACTCAACAGTATTACCGGAGAGATAATTATTCATATTTTGGAGAAAAATCATACAGGATTTTGCATCAATGCGGCATATTTCGTTTCTAAGTCGCTCCAGGCTGCAATATGGGCTCAATTTTCCCGGTTCATCACAGTTAATTGTCAACGATTCATCATACAAATCTGCTATTGCGATAATTTTTGCATAAGGATGAATATGTGACGAACTGAGGCGATTTGGATAGCCGCTCCCATCTTCTCGTTCATGGTGATCGCCAATACCAGCTAGTACACTTTTTGCTATACCTGGAACTTTACTGACTAAGTCATAACCATATTGGGTGTGCTTCTTATACAATTCATAACTTGCATCGTCAAGCTTGTAAGTTTTATTTAAGATATCAGGTGGTAATTGTGATTTACCAACATCGTGCAGCAGTGCTGCTAACGAAATTGCGCTTACACTATCGGGTGGATAATTTAGCCATAGTGCAATTAAAGCCGCAATTGCACTTACATTAACACTATGATGAAATGTATAATCATCACATTTTGGCAGGTTGTACAATTGATCGATAATATTACCTGCTGATGTTACATTTTCTACTATTGAATCGGCTGTTTTAGTGAATGTACTTAATTCGATTTCTTGAGTCTCACGGATTTGATCGAATGCTTTCTGGACAACAGTGACAGATTTATTGTAAGTATTGATAAACTCTTGTAACTGGGGATTTGTGATGGGATTATCAGCAACTTCTGTTATAACAGAGACTTTAAATATATCCCAGCTTAGTAGTTTATTAATAATCTGCTGAGAAAGAATGGTATCCTTACTGACTAATACCTGATTATCGTTTGAACAGACATCATGTGCAAGTTGAATTCCAGGGACTAGAAATTCGACTTGTTTCTCAATAATCTTTTTATTTACCTTTTGGCTTGTGTTGCTCACTAAAACATACACCTCACCTTTGTAGGATAGTCACTAATTTCAACAATAAACTGCAAAATCCTTGCATATTTTGGGATAAAGCAGGAGTTTTAAGCAAATATTTATAAATATTCGATATAAATGACTTAATTAAGGATAGGGAGGTTATTCATTTGACTAGTTGCTCCATCATTATGGCTATTTTGCAAGAAAATCGGGTCGAAACTGCCTCTAAGGTACAGGAGATTTTAACAAAGTATGGCTGCTATATTCGAGTACGTCTCGGGTTACATGATGCTGCAATCGATGAATGTATCAATAGCGGTATTATCATTTTGCAGTTGTGTGGCAAAGATATTCCTGTTACCCAATTTGAGCAAGAACTCAAAGGCATCCAAAGTGTAAAGGTAAAGTATATGACAATGGATTTTTAACTGAATGGCGCGGAAACGCGCCATAATTCTTTTTACAGTAAACAGTTGTGCCTCGTTGACAAATTCTGTGAACAATTATATACTGTGAAAAATACCATACTTTATTTATAAGACTGTCTCTCGTTAATTGCCATTCTTAAAATCATTCATATTTAATGTGTTATATCATTGGTATGTTTTTGTTCTAGAATCAAATTTCATTGGGGTGTAGATTAAACGTTGAAGAAAACAAATGCCGCCCGTATTTTAGATGGGCTTAAAATTAATTATGAGCTGCGGGAGTATCAAGTAGATGTAAACGATCTGAGTGCAGAAACCGTTGCAAAAAAAATAGACTTGCCTGCCGAACAAGTTTTCAAGACATTAGTTGCACGAGGTGATAAAACAGGTGTATTATTGGCCTGCATTCCAGGAGCGGGCGAGTTGGACTTAAAAGCTTTGGCGATAGCAAGTGGTAATAAAAAAGTAGAAATGGTGCCACTAAAAGAAGTACTAGGGATTACTGGCTACGTAAGGGGAGGCGTGTCACCTTTGGGTGGCAAAAAGGTCTTTCCGGCATATCTTGATGAGACAATTATGCTTTGGCCATTTGTTGCGATTAGTGCGGGCATTCGTGGATGCCAGCTTATTGTTTCGCCCGAGGGGATCATAAAAGCAGTTAATGGAATTGTCTGTAATATTTCGCGCTTGTCATAATTATAAACTGCTGTCACTCGAATGTGGATGATGAATCTGATTTACGTGTACGACAGGCAATGGGGGTAGCCTATGAAAATAAGGATTGATGATAAAATTAAGCTAATCATTCCTAAATGCCGCTTGGGTTTCTGCGTTATTCGTAATGTTAGTGTTGGTCGCACACCCCTGGCATTAACACAGGAATTTTTGCAATTGCAGAATGAAGTAGCTAAATTATACAATTTAGATCTACTACCTACTGTTCCGCGCATTATTGCAGTTCGAAGTATGTATAAAAAACTTGAGTTTGATCCCAGCCGTTACCGACCCGCTTCAGAAGCGCTGGTGCGAAGAGTGTTGCAAAAGAAAGGCCTATATTATATTAACAGTGCGGTCGATGTAAACAATTATTGTTCAATTAAATTTTTGTTGCCCTTTGGTCTGTATGATTTAGACAATATTCATGGTGATATCACCTATCGTGTGGCAGAAGAAGGACAGTATATTAATATTGCAGGAAATGTAGTTTCTACAGAAGGAAAACCGTTTTTATGCGATGCTGACGGCGTTTTTGGTAATCCAACATCAGACTCTAAGCGAACTGCAGTTACGCTTTCTACTCGCAATTTATTATCTGTTATTTATGCAGATGAAGAAGTCGGAGATGAAGACTTTAATAGTATCTTAAAGTTTACGGCAGAAATGATTGTCCGTTATAATACAGGAACTGTTGAAGATATTCAGATTGTTCATGCCTAGTTAATAGGCTGAGGATTTACGTCAGATGGTTAGGATTTATCTTATGTAGCATATATGTGAAAGGGGCATATTAGATGAAGTATTCGAGTACACGTGGAAGAGATGAGTTATTGGTTTCCGCTGAAGCTATAATAGCTGGCATTGCCAATAATGGTGGTTTATTTGTTCCACTTCAAATACCTACGTTGAATCAAGCGGCAATTTCAGAACTTATAGATTTAAACTATCAACAGCGGGCAGCTAAAATTTTAAAAGAATTTTTAACCGATTATTCGATTGAAGATTTGAATTCTTGTATTACTCAGGCCTATAGTTCAGCTAAGTTTGATGATCAGGCCATTGCTCCTTTGCGAACTCTAGGAACGAATGATCACGTTCTTGAACTTTGGCATGGTCCAACCAGTGCTTTTAAGGATATGGCATTGCAATTATTGCCGCAACTCATGTCAAAAGCGCTGAAAATGACGGATGAAGCAGCTCAAATTGTGATTTTAGTTGCAACCTCTGGGGATACTGGCAAAGCTGCTTTGGAAGGCTTTAAAGATGTTGAGCAAACGAAAATCATTGTTTTTTATCCTCACAATGGTGTAAGTGAAATACAACGGATGCAAATGGTCAGCCAGTCTGGCAATAATGTTGAAGTTATTGCAGTCAAAGGAAATTTTGATGACGCTCAAACCGGTGTTAAGAATATCTTTAACAATGAACAATATAATAGAGATTTAGCTGAGCACGGCTATCAATTATCCTCAGCCAACTCAATTAATTGGGGACGTCTGGTTCCACAAATTGTTTATTATTTTAGTGCTTATGCAGATTTGCTTCGTGAAGGGAAAATTAAAGCAGGCAGCGAGGTAAACTTTGTTGTGCCCACTGGTAATTTCGGCAATATCTTAGCAGGCTATTATGCCAAACAGATGGGTTTACCGATTAAGCGTCTCATTTGTGCGTCAAACACCAACAATGTTTTGACTGATTTTCTGCAAAGTGGTGTTTATGATAGAAATCGCGGTTTTCATAAAACAATTTCACCATCCATGGATATCTTGATATCCAGTAATCTAGAACGACTTTTATATCACATTACTGGAGGCAATACCGAGCAAGTTGCCACTTGGATGGCAGAACTTAATAGCCATGGCACGTATCATATTGGTTCAGAGAACTTAAAGATTATTCAGGGTTTGTTCTGGTCAGGCTGGGCTAGCGATGAAGAAACAACGTTTGCAATCAAAGAGATTTACGAAAGATACCAGTATACGGCAGATCCTCATACGGCAGTAGCCTGGTACGTGAGCAACCGTTATCGTGAGGAAACCGGTGATCATACACTCAATGTTATCTTATCTACGGCCAGTCCTTATAAATTTAATAAAAGTGTTTTGAATGCTTTGCTTGGCGAGGAAAAACTGGCTGGGAAAGACGAATTTGTAATGCTCCATGAGCTTGCTGGCATCAGCGGTATTACAGTTCCAGAGGCCTTGGCCGGGCTAAAAGACGCAGCAGTTAGATTTACACAAACATGTGACAAAGACGATATGGCGAATACTGTGCAGCAAATTCTTCTAAAATAAAGCAAGAACATAGCCTTTTTAGGCTATGTTTTTTTGTTTTGTATGATGTTTAAAAAGTTGTGAACACTATTGTCAGGTACTTAATTTTACAAACCAAGCCAATAAACGAGGTTAGTGTGTTATAATAATAGTATACTTTAACTAAATATGGGGGAATTGCAGTGAGAGAATTAGAGAAAACTGCCAATTTAGTAGAAGGGGCAAGAACAGTATATTACAACCTTACTCCAGCTGAATTAGTAGAAATGGCATTAGAACGAAAAGAGGGTAAACTTACATCAAACGGAGCATTTAGCGTTTCAACAGGTAAGTACACCGGACGCTCACCTAATGACAAATTTATTGTTGACATACCATCTGTTCATACCAATATAGCGTGGGGAGCGAACAAGCCCTTCAGTGCAGATAAGTTTGATCAACTATATAATCGGATGATGGCTTATATACAAAATCGTGATCTATTTGTATTTGATGGCTTTGCAGGTGCAGATTCGGATAATCGTATTGCTGTACGGTTTATCAATGAATTTGCATGGCAAAATCTCTTTGTCCACCAACTTTTTGTACGTCCAGAAAAAGGACAAAAACTTTCTCCGGAATTTAAAGTGATCTGTTTGCCTGGGTTCAAGGCGATACCCGCAATTGACGGAACAAACTCTGAAGCTTTTATTGTGTTGAATTTTGAACAAAACATGGTGCTAATTGGCGGAACCCACTATGCAGGGGAAATGAAAAAATCAATATTCACAGTCATGAATTATCGATTGCCATTAAAGGGCATTATGTCCATGCATTGTTCTGCTAATGCTGGAGCTCAGGGTGATTCTGCTTTGTTTTTTGGTTTAAGCGGTACCGGAAAAACGACCTTGTCCGCAGATCCCAGCCGCCAGTTAATTGGAGATGACGAACACGGCTGGAGTGAAAACGGAATTTTCAATATCGAAGGCGGCTGTTACGCTAAATGTATTCATTTGAGTAAAGCGACTGAACCGCAAATTTGGGATGCAATTCGGTTTGGCACAGTCCTCGAAAATGTATATATTGATGAAGAAACCAGAAATCCTGATTACGATAATGACAGCATTACTGAAAACACGAGAGCTGCCTACCCAATTGATTATATTCCAAACGCTATGATCCCTAGTACTGCTGGCCATCCTAAGTCTATTGTTTTCTTAACCGCTGATGCTTTTGGCGTTCTTCCGCCTATTGCAAAATTAACTAAAGAACAAGCTATGTACCATTTTTTATCAGGATACACTAGCAAATTAGCGGGTACAGAACGTGGGATAACCGAGCCAGAGGCAACTTTTTCGACCTGTTTTGGAGCGCCATTCTTACCACTTTCACCATTGGTTTATGCAAAACTGCTGGGAGACAAGTTAGAAAAACACAATACAAATGTATTTTTAATTAATACAGGCTGGTCGGGTGGCCCATATGGCGTGGGGAAACGCATGAAACTAGCTTATACTCGGGCAATGGTTACGGCGGCTGTTGAGGGGAAACTTGATCATGTTTCATGGGAATTAGATCCAATCTTTAATGTCTATATTCCTACTGAATGTCCTGATGTTCCGACTGAAGTTCTCAATCCGAAAAACACATGGGCAGATAAAGCCGCCTATGATTCACAAGCTCAACAGTTGGCTCAGTTATTTACGAAAAATTTCACCAAGTTTAAAGGCGACATACCAGAAGAGATTATTGCTGCTGGCCCCAAAGGGTAGCTATTAAAAAGAGACTTTACTGGTTAACCAGTAAAGTCTCTTTTGTTTATTGTATACTTAAATCAAACGACCAGGAATACCGAATTTTGTATTGAAATATACTTGGTTGATTTTTTTAAGTATTATTGTTAAACATATAGTATAAGCACCAGGATTCAATTTCTCTATATGCGAAAGGATGAAGCAAATGAAGTCGCCATTTTACAAATCTCTTCACTTCCAAGTGTTATTGTCAATCGTAATCGGTATAGCTCTAGGGCATTATTATCCAATACTCGGTGAAAAAATGAGACCACTGGGTGATGCTTTTATAAAGTTAATTAAAATGATTATTGGGCCAATTATTTTTTGTACCATTGTTCATGGGATTGCCGGAATGGACGATATGAAAAAGGTTGGTCGGGTCGGCTTAAAAGCATTAGTATATTTTGAAATCGTTACAGTATTTGCATTAATTATGGGACTGGCAGTTGTAAACATTGCAAAGCCTGGTGTTGGGATGAATGTTGATGTAAGTACCCTCAATACTGAAGCATTAGCTGCTTACACCACGAATGCTAAACCCCATACTACTAGCGAGTTTCTCATGAATATTATTCCCTCAACAGTTGTAGATGCGTTTGCCCAAGGGGATATCCTGCAAATTTTACTTTTCTCCTTATTATTTGGATGGGCCATGTCAAACTTAGGCAGTAAGGGAAAAACCGTTGTGGGTATCATTGAAGATATCTCGCATGGATTATTTGGTGTTGTTGATATTATTATGAAAATGGCTCCAATTGGCACATTTGGAGCCATGGCTTTTACGATTGGCAAATATGGAATTGCTTCATTAGGCCCATTAGGAAAATTGTTGTTGGTATTTTACTTAACTTGTATTGCATTCGTTTTTTTAGTTATTGCTCCAATTGCCAAATGGGTAGGCTTTAGTTTATGGCAGTTTCTAATCTATATTCAGGATGAATTGCTTATTGTGTTAGGAACTGCATCATCAGAAAGTGTTTTGCCCAAAATGATGGATAAATTAGAGAGAATCGGCTGCTCTAAGTCGATTGTTGGTCTAGTGATACCGACTGGCTATTCTTTTAATTTGGATGGAACCTCAATATATTTGACTATGGCAGCAATATTTGTTGCTCAAGCAACAAATACAGAGCTGACTCTAGTTCATCAGCTAACTATACTAGCAGTATTGCTGTTGACATCTAAAGGTGCTTCAGGTGTAACTGGCAGTGGATTTATTGTGCTTGCAGCTACATTATCAGTTATTCCAGACATACCAGTTGCCGGATTAGCCGTCATTTTTGGTGTAGATCGATTTATGTCACAGGCTAGAGCGGTGACTAATTTAGTCGGCAACGGAGTAGCTACTTTGGTAATTTCTAAGCTAGAGAATGAATTAGACATGCATAAAGTTGATGAAGTCTTAGCTGATGCAAACTAACTATAAAAAAAGAGAATCTCGAAATCATCGAGATTCTCTTTTTTTATAGTTTTATAGTTCAATGGTCGCATGATCTACTCGCGTTATCCCTTGGATAGCAGATAGCTGATCAACCAGTTTAAACATGGCTAAATCTTTCTGTTTTGCTTCTATCATTACATCAAAATCATGATCGAACTCTTTTGCCATCTGTAAAAAAGGTAGAAAATCTTGAACATTAATAAAGTCTGCATGGCTGCGAATTTGCTTATCATTTTTGGGACTTGAAAGATGGATTTTCGGAATCAAACCACTCCAGGTTTTTATGATTTGCGGCCATAATAGATGCAGATCTTCGCCGGAATTATTGCAAAAATGGTGATGAATATCCAGCACCATTGGGCAGCCAGCACTTTTGCAGATGCTAAGAACGTCAGCTGCACTATAACTTTTATCATCATTTTCCAACATAATACGGAGTTTTATTTTCGGAGGAAGGTTGTTATATTCTTGCAAAAAACGGTCAATTGACTGTTTTTTATCTTTATAAAGACCACCAGTATGAATGACTAGCTGTGGTTGTACTGGCAGTCCCATTGCTTCAAAGAGTGACACATGGTAATCTAAGTCTTTTAGTGATGCTGCTAAGACTTCTGGCGCGCTGCTATTGAGCAAGGTGTAGTGATCCGGGTGGGCACTGACTCTCAGATTATGCTTTTTAATGAATGCGCCAATTTCCTGCCATTGGTCTTGAAATTCACTAATATAATCCCAATTGGCAGCCAATGAATGGGTAGCAAGGGGAACGGTTTTTGATGTAAACCGATAAACAAAAATATGCCGCGCAGCATTATAGCGCATAATTCTTAAAGTTGTAGTGAGATTTCCTTGCAATATGCGCCTAAATCGATTTAAGCGATCTTGCTCATTGATAATTTCTTCCGCTGCCTTTACGGTTATTGTTTTATTCGGCGATCCTTCTAAGATGTCAAGTGCTATTGCGACAAAACCAAAACGTACTTTCAATTAAGAGCCTCCTTATGTCAAAAATCAAGCTTAGGTAATCTCTGCTGAACGGTTAATACCGGAGCAAATAAATCACCTTGCTTGGTTACGCGTGCTAATACTTGGTTAGAATCAAATACTAGCAAGTCAGGGTCATTTTTAGTCAATGCATTTTCGATTTCTGACCAAGATACCGGTGTTGAGACTGTCGGTAATTCACGAGCGCGAAGAGAATAGACGCATACGGTAGTTTTATGATCATCATTTTGACTCCAATCAACGAAAACCTTCCCTTTTCGTAAGCTTTTCCGCATGTTTGATACGATTTTGTCGGGATAGGTTTGTTCAAGAACGCGGGCAATCATATGGGCGAAGTTCTTAGTAATATCATAAGTAGTTGGAGTATTAAGGGGAAGATATACCTGTAATCCTTTAGAGCCAGACGTCTTAGGGTAACCTTTCAAGGAGTTTTTCTCTAAAATTTCTCGCAGCCAAAGACTAACTTGAAGACATTCTAAGATGCCGGCCGGCGGTCCTGGGTCTAAATCAAATACAATCATGGTAGGCTGCAAAATATTTTGTGCAAGTGATAATGAGGTATGCAGTT of Sporomusaceae bacterium FL31 contains these proteins:
- a CDS encoding HD family phosphohydrolase — its product is MSNTSQKVNKKIIEKQVEFLVPGIQLAHDVCSNDNQVLVSKDTILSQQIINKLLSWDIFKVSVITEVADNPITNPQLQEFINTYNKSVTVVQKAFDQIRETQEIELSTFTKTADSIVENVTSAGNIIDQLYNLPKCDDYTFHHSVNVSAIAALIALWLNYPPDSVSAISLAALLHDVGKSQLPPDILNKTYKLDDASYELYKKHTQYGYDLVSKVPGIAKSVLAGIGDHHEREDGSGYPNRLSSSHIHPYAKIIAIADLYDESLTINCDEPGKLSPYCSLERLRNEICRIDAKSCMIFLQNMNNYLSGNTVELNDGRTGRVVFINKDKPSLSMVQLADGAVLDLSDDPSLRINYVLR
- the pckA2 gene encoding phosphoenolpyruvate carboxykinase [ATP] 2 — its product is MRELEKTANLVEGARTVYYNLTPAELVEMALERKEGKLTSNGAFSVSTGKYTGRSPNDKFIVDIPSVHTNIAWGANKPFSADKFDQLYNRMMAYIQNRDLFVFDGFAGADSDNRIAVRFINEFAWQNLFVHQLFVRPEKGQKLSPEFKVICLPGFKAIPAIDGTNSEAFIVLNFEQNMVLIGGTHYAGEMKKSIFTVMNYRLPLKGIMSMHCSANAGAQGDSALFFGLSGTGKTTLSADPSRQLIGDDEHGWSENGIFNIEGGCYAKCIHLSKATEPQIWDAIRFGTVLENVYIDEETRNPDYDNDSITENTRAAYPIDYIPNAMIPSTAGHPKSIVFLTADAFGVLPPIAKLTKEQAMYHFLSGYTSKLAGTERGITEPEATFSTCFGAPFLPLSPLVYAKLLGDKLEKHNTNVFLINTGWSGGPYGVGKRMKLAYTRAMVTAAVEGKLDHVSWELDPIFNVYIPTECPDVPTEVLNPKNTWADKAAYDSQAQQLAQLFTKNFTKFKGDIPEEIIAAGPKG
- a CDS encoding putative Cys-tRNA(Pro)/Cys-tRNA(Cys) deacylase EbsC, whose product is MKKTNAARILDGLKINYELREYQVDVNDLSAETVAKKIDLPAEQVFKTLVARGDKTGVLLACIPGAGELDLKALAIASGNKKVEMVPLKEVLGITGYVRGGVSPLGGKKVFPAYLDETIMLWPFVAISAGIRGCQLIVSPEGIIKAVNGIVCNISRLS
- the thrC gene encoding threonine synthase; this translates as MKYSSTRGRDELLVSAEAIIAGIANNGGLFVPLQIPTLNQAAISELIDLNYQQRAAKILKEFLTDYSIEDLNSCITQAYSSAKFDDQAIAPLRTLGTNDHVLELWHGPTSAFKDMALQLLPQLMSKALKMTDEAAQIVILVATSGDTGKAALEGFKDVEQTKIIVFYPHNGVSEIQRMQMVSQSGNNVEVIAVKGNFDDAQTGVKNIFNNEQYNRDLAEHGYQLSSANSINWGRLVPQIVYYFSAYADLLREGKIKAGSEVNFVVPTGNFGNILAGYYAKQMGLPIKRLICASNTNNVLTDFLQSGVYDRNRGFHKTISPSMDILISSNLERLLYHITGGNTEQVATWMAELNSHGTYHIGSENLKIIQGLFWSGWASDEETTFAIKEIYERYQYTADPHTAVAWYVSNRYREETGDHTLNVILSTASPYKFNKSVLNALLGEEKLAGKDEFVMLHELAGISGITVPEALAGLKDAAVRFTQTCDKDDMANTVQQILLK
- a CDS encoding tRNA-binding protein — protein: MKIRIDDKIKLIIPKCRLGFCVIRNVSVGRTPLALTQEFLQLQNEVAKLYNLDLLPTVPRIIAVRSMYKKLEFDPSRYRPASEALVRRVLQKKGLYYINSAVDVNNYCSIKFLLPFGLYDLDNIHGDITYRVAEEGQYINIAGNVVSTEGKPFLCDADGVFGNPTSDSKRTAVTLSTRNLLSVIYADEEVGDEDFNSILKFTAEMIVRYNTGTVEDIQIVHA
- a CDS encoding NAD+ synthase, producing MLKIALGQMETIPGRPDLNTKTMLAMIEQARTAGAEMIVFPEMAIPGYLLGDLWEQQAFLKDCEEFGLLIIANSTDICVMFGNIAVDWNKHNDDGRIRKYNAFFTAYKGKLIGDENFPYPFRIKTLHANYREFDDTRHFYSLRKLATELNVGIETLLQPVQLNLANGLFSVGCILCEDGWADDYSIKPIATIHENHPVDLFINISSSPYTLGKNNKRNRVFSTQARETNVPLIYVNTTGIQNNGKTVYTFDGSSTVYNSDGQIIHYCDPFCTELKVIELDCKAKNTDYLTVIPPNDSSISSIYQALHYGIDRFTKSIGIKKVIVGISGGIDSALAAAIYTNVLGQENVLLVNMPSIYNSQTTKDLAYKLAQNLGCLYTVIPIQDAVNDTINQINTTPVTNLTSNDNFYLSVSSFVAENIQARDRSSRVLAGVAAAFGGVFTCNANKTELSVGYSTLYGDQAGFLAALADLWKHQIYELARYMNETVFSREVIPQETIDIVPSAELSFDQAVDEGKGDPLIYPYHDYLLRSFMEYWNRSTPEDILFWYKSGTLEEKLGCTPGIVKRIFATPQEFIDDLEKWWKLYTGMAVAKRIQAPPILAISRRAYGFDHRESQNGTYFTVNYFKLKDELLS